A part of Haloarchaeobius sp. HME9146 genomic DNA contains:
- the ilvA gene encoding threonine ammonia-lyase, which produces MLELDDVLEAMPRVRETSRHTPIEYSHTFSDMTGAAVHLKMENFQRTGSFKIRGATNRIMTLSDDEKSAGVVTASAGNHAQGVALAATRSGVDAKIVMPEYAPISKIKATQSYGAEVVLYGTDYDEAAEKAHELEEEEGRTYVHAFDDPYVMAGQGTIGLEIMEDLPEVETVVIPIGGGGLISGMATAIKAKNPETRVVGVQAEGASSVAQSLQKGERYELDKVDTIADGIAVRGPGTQTFEVIKERVDEVVTVSDPEIAMALTYVLERGKTLVEGAGAAPLAAILFNKFDYDEGEVIVPAMCGGNIDLNMLTTVVMRGLVATGRYVKIKTVLRDRPGSLEELLHIIAEKKANIYAIQHDRTSRQIGMADTEVEVDLETRGHDHVEELLEAIREAGYEVEMLV; this is translated from the coding sequence ATGCTCGAACTCGACGACGTGTTGGAAGCGATGCCCCGGGTACGTGAGACCTCGCGGCACACACCCATCGAGTACTCCCACACCTTCTCGGATATGACGGGAGCCGCGGTCCACCTGAAGATGGAGAACTTCCAGCGAACCGGGTCGTTCAAGATCAGAGGCGCGACCAATCGAATCATGACGCTTTCGGATGACGAGAAATCTGCCGGCGTGGTGACGGCGAGCGCCGGCAACCACGCCCAGGGCGTCGCCCTCGCGGCCACCCGCTCCGGGGTCGACGCGAAGATCGTCATGCCGGAGTACGCTCCCATCTCCAAGATAAAGGCCACCCAGAGCTACGGGGCCGAGGTCGTCCTCTACGGGACCGACTACGACGAGGCCGCCGAGAAGGCCCACGAACTGGAAGAGGAGGAAGGCCGGACCTACGTCCACGCCTTCGACGACCCCTACGTGATGGCCGGGCAGGGGACCATCGGGCTGGAGATTATGGAGGACCTCCCCGAGGTCGAGACAGTCGTCATCCCCATCGGCGGCGGCGGCCTCATCTCCGGGATGGCGACCGCCATCAAGGCCAAGAATCCCGAGACGCGGGTCGTCGGCGTCCAGGCCGAAGGTGCCTCCAGCGTCGCCCAGTCCCTCCAGAAGGGCGAGCGCTACGAGCTCGACAAGGTCGACACCATCGCGGACGGTATCGCGGTCCGTGGTCCCGGTACGCAGACCTTCGAGGTCATCAAGGAGCGCGTCGACGAGGTCGTCACGGTCTCGGACCCCGAGATCGCGATGGCGCTGACGTACGTCCTCGAACGCGGGAAGACGCTGGTCGAGGGCGCGGGTGCGGCTCCGCTCGCAGCCATCCTGTTCAACAAGTTCGACTACGACGAGGGCGAGGTCATCGTCCCGGCGATGTGCGGGGGCAACATCGACCTGAACATGCTCACGACGGTCGTCATGCGCGGGCTGGTCGCCACGGGCCGCTACGTGAAGATAAAGACGGTCCTGCGCGACCGCCCTGGGTCGCTCGAAGAGCTACTGCACATCATCGCCGAGAAGAAGGCGAACATCTACGCCATCCAGCACGACCGGACCTCCCGGCAGATCGGGATGGCCGACA
- a CDS encoding MATE family efflux transporter: MNRGRLLSVWRRVLGLSWPVMVEQTFRTAMRTTDIIVTGLFSPAAIAAIGLADLYARFPLRIGLGLGGGAIALSSQDTGAGAQANRDEAVTQAILLGLVAGIPFVAFGFLFGREAISLLGASDSVAQLGGTYLAIVFATAPARQVSLIAARSLQGTGDTRTPMYVNIVSNGLNIVGSVVLGLGLLGFQRYEIVGVGLATAFSNVFTAVVLCAIMWVGGTSAGFALPSNPIIARQLVVVSAPRVVEGFADTLAEFPFNALLLGFGTEVNAAFQVGRRLYQQVTGPLSRGYSVAASVVVGQALGEGDPEQAKENGVATALLGLVTVGGIGLALVVGAPLFVRVFTRDPATVGYAVDFARTYGLAAPALVTFVVFSGSLQGGSETRTPFVARVAGLLVFFLGFSYVVGVTLGYGVLGAYGGIIGYYGLAAVLVTVGFVRGDWARRAAKMMADRGSAAD; the protein is encoded by the coding sequence ATGAACCGCGGCCGGCTGTTGTCGGTGTGGCGGCGCGTCCTCGGCCTCTCGTGGCCCGTGATGGTCGAGCAGACGTTCCGCACCGCGATGCGGACCACCGACATCATCGTCACCGGGCTGTTCTCGCCGGCCGCCATCGCCGCCATCGGCCTCGCCGACCTCTACGCCCGCTTCCCCCTGCGGATCGGCCTCGGGCTCGGCGGCGGTGCCATCGCGCTCTCCAGCCAGGACACCGGTGCCGGGGCACAGGCGAACCGCGACGAGGCGGTCACCCAGGCCATCCTGCTCGGGCTGGTCGCCGGCATCCCGTTCGTCGCGTTCGGCTTCCTGTTCGGCCGCGAGGCCATCTCGCTGCTCGGCGCGTCGGACAGCGTCGCACAGCTCGGCGGCACCTACCTCGCCATCGTCTTCGCGACCGCGCCCGCCCGGCAGGTGTCGCTCATCGCGGCGAGGTCCCTGCAGGGCACCGGCGACACCCGTACCCCGATGTACGTCAACATCGTCTCGAACGGGCTGAACATCGTCGGGAGCGTGGTGCTCGGCCTCGGGCTGCTGGGGTTCCAGCGCTACGAGATCGTCGGCGTCGGCCTCGCGACCGCCTTCAGCAACGTGTTCACCGCGGTCGTGCTCTGTGCGATAATGTGGGTCGGGGGAACCAGTGCCGGCTTCGCCCTGCCGTCGAACCCCATCATCGCTCGCCAGCTCGTCGTCGTCTCGGCCCCCCGCGTCGTCGAGGGGTTCGCCGACACCCTCGCCGAGTTCCCGTTCAACGCCCTCCTGCTCGGCTTCGGGACCGAGGTCAACGCCGCCTTCCAGGTCGGTCGCCGTCTCTACCAGCAGGTGACCGGCCCCCTCTCGCGCGGCTACAGCGTCGCCGCGAGCGTGGTAGTCGGACAGGCACTCGGTGAGGGCGACCCGGAGCAGGCGAAGGAGAACGGGGTCGCGACCGCCCTGCTCGGTCTGGTGACCGTCGGGGGCATCGGCCTCGCACTGGTCGTCGGCGCACCCCTGTTCGTCCGCGTCTTCACCCGCGACCCCGCGACCGTCGGCTACGCGGTCGACTTCGCCCGCACCTACGGGCTGGCCGCGCCCGCACTCGTGACCTTCGTCGTGTTCTCGGGGAGCCTCCAGGGCGGGAGCGAGACGCGCACCCCGTTCGTCGCCCGGGTCGCGGGCCTGCTCGTGTTCTTCCTCGGCTTCAGCTACGTCGTCGGCGTGACGCTGGGCTACGGCGTGCTCGGCGCGTACGGTGGCATCATCGGGTACTACGGGCTGGCTGCCGTGCTCGTCACGGTCGGTTTCGTGCGTGGTGACTGGGCGAGACGGGCCGCGAAGATGATGGCAGACCGGGGCAGTGCGGCGGACTGA
- a CDS encoding NEW3 domain-containing protein: MKPETGLAAVVVVALLVTAGVLVAVPGALQPPPDDEPVERPGRVALTEMTISAGQVTGGTATLQVTPYVEHRGNPAPNVTVVLRAVDTDSGLVEATTRLAFGDLRNESELNRTGRLSVPREGGYRVEAVLYRDGERMTVGSRTVSGVDSLTPAYAETPVGFHEFDGDAELPVIEYRVASVENDRATLAVTTYLTNTGDDPAENLRFVLKARQNGSNVVADQTTVQVGSVAPGETVTPTADLTVPDGYNYYLDAILWKGDTIVGTERSVANLAPGQGLTVNWTQSAAGFESGDFETGDGPATGPPTTASPEADAGGQPGFGLPAAFVAVLVTALVARRVRR, encoded by the coding sequence ATGAAACCAGAGACGGGACTGGCTGCGGTCGTCGTGGTCGCACTCCTCGTCACCGCCGGCGTCCTCGTGGCCGTCCCGGGTGCCCTCCAGCCCCCACCCGACGACGAACCGGTCGAACGGCCCGGCCGGGTCGCGCTCACCGAGATGACGATCTCGGCCGGGCAGGTCACCGGTGGGACCGCGACCCTCCAGGTGACACCATACGTCGAACACCGCGGGAACCCTGCCCCGAACGTGACCGTCGTCCTCCGGGCGGTCGACACCGACTCCGGCCTCGTCGAGGCGACGACGCGACTGGCCTTCGGCGACCTCCGGAACGAGTCGGAGCTGAACCGGACCGGACGCCTCTCGGTCCCCCGCGAGGGTGGCTACCGCGTCGAGGCCGTCCTCTACCGCGACGGCGAGCGCATGACGGTCGGCTCGCGGACCGTCTCCGGCGTCGACAGCCTGACTCCGGCATACGCAGAGACCCCGGTCGGCTTCCACGAGTTCGACGGTGACGCCGAACTCCCCGTCATCGAGTACCGGGTCGCCTCGGTCGAGAACGACCGGGCGACACTGGCCGTGACGACCTACCTGACGAACACCGGTGACGACCCCGCCGAGAACCTCCGGTTCGTCCTGAAAGCTCGCCAGAACGGCTCGAACGTCGTCGCCGACCAGACCACGGTCCAGGTCGGGTCGGTTGCCCCGGGCGAGACCGTGACGCCGACCGCCGACCTGACCGTGCCAGATGGGTACAACTACTACCTCGATGCCATCCTCTGGAAGGGCGACACCATCGTCGGGACCGAGCGCTCCGTCGCGAACCTCGCGCCCGGACAGGGGCTGACGGTCAACTGGACACAGTCGGCTGCGGGCTTCGAGTCCGGCGACTTCGAGACCGGTGACGGCCCGGCGACCGGCCCACCCACCACGGCATCACCAGAGGCTGACGCCGGCGGCCAGCCCGGCTTCGGCCTACCAGCCGCCTTCGTCGCCGTGCTCGTGACCGCACTTGTCGCACGGAGGGTCCGCCGATGA
- a CDS encoding PAS domain S-box protein translates to MSVLCVDGDADRRQALVSAIAETAQETETVTADTAAAARDRVADLTERPDCVLTAANLPDADGIGCLDGVRAVASKLPVVVGTTDREAVAAAALDAGATDVVDWSNETARRLAARRAVAAARHFRAESGRSADARVATLFENTSDAIAEARIEGDHAYVIRVNESFGEVFGYDPAEMVGQDLDEVVHPQGRRDIGREYNQRVAAGESFEAEGTRITADGPREFLMRSVRVGDRSDLAYFVYTDITERKQREKVLRMMHDATREMMIAETKADVASRAVATGLNILGLPQITVFLVDGDVLDPVATTDIDGVDPVPLDRQTALADLFTNGETGTCSFPGANEDTRVLAVPLGRHGVLTAGSVHDESVDDATVRVAELLATNVVSALQRAEREDLLREREAEVKQQRDRFAALFENIPDPAVSYVFEGDGTMQVRAVNSSFETVMGYDEATIVGRDLDEFIVPPGKEDEATGLSEELIAGNSIHAEVRRQTANGLRDFILHGVPVTLGEHSVFGFAIYTDTTEQRERERQLRRQNERLDEFASIVSHDLRNPLTVARGHRDLLAVEYDHESLEELAWALDRMEDLIEDVLALARKGKTVEDPEPVPFERIVTDAWAGCATSGSDLQLADSFPPVLADGERMRALFENLFRNAVEHGSTDGTGVTVTLQHHPAGFAVADDGPGIDPEDRDLVFEQGYTTASEGTGFGLAIVEDIAEAHDWSVQIDDSADGARFVFSGVEWYDEAVLDDDVEA, encoded by the coding sequence GTGTCCGTCCTCTGTGTCGACGGGGATGCGGACCGTCGGCAGGCGCTGGTTTCGGCCATCGCCGAGACGGCTCAAGAGACGGAGACGGTGACCGCAGACACGGCGGCGGCAGCCCGCGACCGGGTCGCGGACCTGACCGAGCGGCCGGACTGCGTTCTTACGGCTGCCAACCTCCCCGACGCGGACGGTATCGGCTGCCTCGACGGTGTCCGCGCTGTCGCGTCGAAACTCCCGGTCGTCGTGGGCACGACGGACCGGGAAGCGGTCGCGGCTGCCGCACTCGACGCGGGTGCGACCGACGTGGTCGACTGGAGCAACGAGACGGCACGGCGGCTGGCTGCGAGACGAGCGGTCGCGGCCGCACGACACTTCCGGGCCGAGAGCGGTCGGTCGGCCGACGCTCGCGTCGCGACCCTGTTCGAGAACACCAGCGACGCTATCGCGGAGGCCAGAATCGAGGGTGACCACGCCTACGTCATCCGCGTGAACGAGTCGTTCGGCGAGGTGTTCGGCTACGACCCCGCGGAGATGGTCGGCCAGGACCTCGACGAGGTGGTCCACCCCCAGGGCCGCCGCGACATCGGGCGTGAGTACAACCAGCGGGTCGCGGCCGGCGAGTCGTTCGAGGCCGAGGGGACCCGGATAACCGCGGACGGTCCGCGAGAGTTCCTGATGCGTTCGGTCCGTGTCGGCGACCGGAGCGACCTGGCGTACTTCGTCTACACCGACATCACGGAGCGAAAGCAGCGCGAGAAGGTCCTGCGGATGATGCACGACGCCACCCGGGAGATGATGATCGCCGAGACGAAGGCCGACGTGGCCAGCCGGGCGGTCGCGACCGGGCTGAACATCCTCGGACTGCCACAGATCACGGTGTTCCTCGTCGACGGTGACGTGCTCGACCCGGTGGCGACGACGGATATCGACGGCGTGGACCCGGTCCCGCTCGACCGGCAGACGGCGCTGGCCGACCTGTTCACCAACGGGGAGACGGGAACCTGCTCGTTCCCGGGCGCGAACGAGGATACCAGGGTTCTGGCGGTCCCACTCGGCAGGCACGGTGTGCTGACGGCGGGCAGTGTCCACGACGAGTCGGTCGACGACGCGACGGTGCGGGTCGCCGAACTGCTGGCGACGAACGTCGTCTCTGCGCTGCAACGGGCCGAACGCGAAGACCTCCTCCGCGAGCGCGAGGCCGAGGTCAAACAGCAGCGTGACCGGTTCGCAGCGCTGTTCGAGAACATCCCCGACCCGGCGGTTTCGTACGTGTTCGAGGGGGACGGGACGATGCAGGTCCGGGCGGTCAACTCATCGTTCGAGACGGTGATGGGGTACGACGAGGCGACCATCGTCGGCAGGGACCTCGACGAGTTCATCGTCCCACCCGGCAAGGAGGACGAGGCGACCGGGCTCAGCGAGGAACTCATCGCCGGGAACTCGATCCACGCCGAGGTCCGCCGCCAGACGGCGAACGGACTGCGTGACTTCATCCTCCACGGCGTCCCGGTCACGCTCGGTGAGCACAGCGTCTTCGGCTTCGCCATCTACACGGATACGACCGAGCAGCGAGAGCGCGAACGACAGCTTCGCCGGCAGAACGAACGCCTCGACGAGTTCGCCAGCATCGTGAGTCACGACCTTCGCAACCCACTGACGGTGGCCCGGGGTCACCGCGACCTGCTGGCCGTGGAGTACGACCACGAGTCGCTGGAAGAGCTCGCCTGGGCGCTCGACCGGATGGAGGACCTCATCGAGGACGTGCTCGCACTCGCCAGGAAGGGGAAGACGGTCGAGGACCCGGAGCCGGTCCCGTTCGAGCGCATCGTCACGGACGCGTGGGCGGGGTGTGCCACCAGCGGGTCCGACCTGCAACTCGCCGACAGCTTTCCCCCGGTGCTGGCCGACGGCGAGCGCATGCGGGCCCTGTTCGAGAACCTCTTTCGCAACGCTGTCGAACACGGTTCCACTGATGGCACTGGCGTCACCGTGACGCTCCAGCACCATCCAGCGGGGTTCGCGGTCGCCGACGACGGCCCCGGCATCGACCCGGAGGACCGTGACCTCGTGTTCGAGCAGGGCTACACCACGGCGTCGGAGGGGACCGGGTTCGGGCTGGCCATCGTCGAGGACATCGCGGAAGCCCACGACTGGTCGGTGCAGATAGACGACTCGGCGGACGGGGCGCGGTTCGTGTTCTCCGGGGTGGAGTGGTACGACGAGGCGGTGCTGGACGACGACGTGGAAGCCTGA
- a CDS encoding gamma-glutamylcyclotransferase has translation MDCFVYGTLTDPARVDELLDDWTFGPGAVLRGAHRVEGEYPTLAPGGETPGRILRTDEVDALDRYEGVDRGLYVRVAVPWADGSGNRTTGDVQVYVGDPARLGVEDSIEWPGSGSLQARVADTMARECTVVARPE, from the coding sequence ATGGACTGTTTCGTCTACGGGACGCTCACGGACCCAGCCCGCGTCGACGAGCTGCTGGACGACTGGACCTTCGGCCCCGGCGCTGTCCTCCGGGGCGCACATCGGGTAGAGGGCGAGTACCCGACGCTGGCACCCGGCGGGGAGACGCCTGGGCGAATCCTGCGGACCGACGAGGTCGACGCGCTGGACCGGTACGAGGGCGTCGACCGCGGGCTGTACGTCCGGGTGGCGGTGCCGTGGGCGGACGGCAGTGGCAACCGGACAACTGGCGACGTGCAAGTGTACGTCGGGGACCCGGCCAGACTCGGAGTCGAGGACTCCATCGAATGGCCCGGTTCGGGGTCGTTGCAGGCCCGGGTCGCGGACACGATGGCCCGGGAGTGTACCGTCGTCGCACGACCCGAATGA